The Enterobacter kobei genome has a segment encoding these proteins:
- a CDS encoding DNA cytosine methyltransferase: MTGPAPEQAEKSTATVQALLRQLLDIYDVKTLANQLIAHGESHWSPAILKRLLTSERAGRRLSDGEFRYLQNLLPRPSAAHPDYAFRFIDLFAGIGGIRHGFEAIGGQCVFTSEWNKHAVRTYKANWYCDPHEHHFNADIRDVTLSHKSGVTDEQAAGHIRQTIPAHDVLLAGFPCQPFSLAGVSKKNALGRAHGFACDTQGTLFFDVARIIDARRPAIFVLENVKNLKSHDGGKTFRIIMQTLDELGYDVADSEDMGADDPKIIDGKHFLPQHRERIVLVGFRRDLNLKGDFTLRDIPSLYPERRPTVADLLEPVVDAKFILTPVLWKYLYRYAKKHQAKGNGFGFGMVNPHDPHSVTRTLSARYYKDGAEILIDRGWDKALGERDFDDPQNQLHRPRRLTPRECARLMGFETPQGYSFRIPVSDTQAYRQFGNSVVVPAFAAVAKLLASRIRQAVALRQSEAVNDGRSR; the protein is encoded by the coding sequence GTGACAGGGCCCGCGCCAGAGCAGGCTGAGAAATCAACGGCAACGGTGCAGGCATTACTGCGCCAGCTGCTGGATATTTATGATGTCAAAACGCTGGCGAACCAGCTGATAGCGCACGGTGAGAGCCACTGGAGCCCGGCCATCCTTAAGCGACTGCTGACCAGCGAGCGGGCAGGGCGCCGCCTGAGCGACGGTGAGTTTCGTTATCTGCAAAACCTGCTTCCGCGTCCGTCTGCCGCGCACCCGGACTATGCATTCCGCTTTATCGATCTGTTCGCCGGTATCGGTGGGATCCGGCACGGTTTTGAAGCCATCGGCGGTCAGTGTGTGTTTACCAGCGAGTGGAACAAACATGCGGTACGCACCTATAAAGCGAACTGGTACTGCGATCCGCACGAGCATCACTTCAACGCCGATATACGTGATGTCACCCTGAGCCATAAAAGCGGCGTCACGGATGAGCAGGCCGCCGGGCATATTCGTCAGACGATCCCGGCGCACGACGTGCTGCTGGCTGGCTTCCCCTGCCAGCCTTTCTCGCTGGCCGGCGTATCGAAAAAGAATGCCCTCGGTCGCGCCCACGGTTTCGCCTGCGATACGCAGGGAACGCTGTTTTTTGATGTGGCCCGCATCATTGACGCCCGCCGCCCGGCCATCTTTGTGCTGGAAAACGTCAAAAACTTAAAGAGCCATGACGGCGGAAAAACCTTCCGCATTATTATGCAAACCCTGGATGAGCTGGGTTACGACGTGGCCGATTCTGAGGATATGGGCGCGGATGACCCAAAAATCATTGACGGGAAACATTTCCTGCCCCAGCATCGCGAGCGCATTGTGCTGGTCGGCTTCCGCCGCGATCTCAATCTGAAGGGAGATTTTACCCTGCGGGATATCCCGTCTCTGTATCCCGAGCGTCGTCCAACCGTCGCCGACCTGCTGGAGCCTGTGGTCGACGCGAAATTTATCCTTACGCCCGTTCTGTGGAAATACCTCTACCGCTATGCCAAAAAGCATCAGGCAAAAGGCAACGGCTTCGGATTTGGCATGGTTAATCCTCACGATCCGCACAGCGTGACCCGCACCTTGTCCGCTCGTTATTATAAAGACGGCGCGGAAATCCTGATCGACAGAGGCTGGGATAAAGCGCTGGGCGAGAGGGATTTCGACGATCCGCAAAACCAGCTCCACCGTCCACGACGCCTCACGCCACGGGAATGTGCCCGACTGATGGGCTTTGAAACGCCGCAGGGCTACAGTTTCCGTATTCCGGTGTCGGACACTCAGGCATACCGTCAGTTTGGTAACTCGGTGGTGGTGCCCGCGTTTGCGGCGGTGGCAAAACTGCTGGCCTCACGTATCCGGCAGGCGGTGGCACTCCGCCAGAGTGAGGCCGTCAATGACGGACGTTCACGATAA
- a CDS encoding phosphohydrolase, with product MELVQWQQRFESWLDEHHASDDSAHDISHFRRVWMTARKIMIHHQADPLVVLTACYFHDIVSLPKNHPERSQSSRLAARKTRDILHRDFPDFPPDRFAAVEHAIEAHSFSAGIAPQSIEAKIVQDADRLEALGAIGLARVFAVSGGLGVALFDAEDPFADARSLDDRAFALDHFQTKLLRLPDTMQTDVGRELAQHNADFLVHFMAKLSAELQGDCIGLDSQIQHRFCRSLPN from the coding sequence ATGGAACTCGTACAGTGGCAGCAGCGTTTTGAATCCTGGCTTGATGAACATCACGCCAGCGATGACAGTGCGCATGATATTTCGCACTTCCGCCGCGTCTGGATGACGGCCCGAAAAATAATGATTCATCATCAGGCCGATCCGCTGGTGGTCCTGACCGCCTGCTATTTTCACGACATCGTTAGCCTGCCGAAAAATCATCCTGAACGCAGTCAGTCATCGCGTCTGGCGGCGCGCAAAACGCGGGACATTCTGCACCGCGATTTCCCGGACTTTCCGCCGGATCGCTTTGCCGCCGTGGAGCACGCCATCGAGGCGCACAGTTTCAGCGCGGGTATTGCGCCGCAAAGTATCGAGGCCAAAATTGTCCAGGATGCCGATCGTCTCGAAGCGCTGGGCGCGATTGGCCTGGCGCGCGTGTTTGCCGTCTCGGGTGGGCTGGGCGTGGCACTGTTTGACGCGGAAGATCCCTTTGCCGATGCGCGCTCGCTGGATGACCGGGCATTTGCCCTCGATCATTTTCAGACTAAGCTGCTGCGCTTGCCTGATACAATGCAAACCGACGTCGGGCGCGAGCTCGCGCAACATAACGCCGATTTTCTCGTTCACTTTATGGCGAAACTCAGTGCCGAATTACAGGGCGACTGCATCGGGCTGGATAGCCAGATTCAGCACCGCTTCTGTCGCAGTTTGCCCAACTGA
- the ompC gene encoding porin OmpC, producing MKRKVLAILVPALLMAGAANAAEIYNKNGNKVDLYGKVDARHTFSDNPGDDGDETYVQVGFKGETQITNELTGYGQWEYKTYANDTENAGGNSFNRLAYAGLKYGEYGSFDYGRNYGVVYDVEAWTDMLPVFGGDSYTWTDNFMNGRANGLATYRNSDFFGLVEGLNFALQYQGANEGANANEDQEGTKNGHSKVRFQNGDGFGMSTSYDFSGDLSGLSLGAAYSSSDRTNEQVANGKRFEGVGFADGEKAEAWTVGAKYDANSIYLAMMYAETRNMTPFGDVGVANQTQNFEAVAQYQFDFGLRPSLAWVYSKGKDLDGQGFNQDLVNYIDLGMTYSFNKNFSTYVDYKINMLDQDEALYDEYGISTDDIVGVGMTYQF from the coding sequence ATGAAAAGAAAAGTTCTGGCAATCCTGGTACCCGCATTATTAATGGCTGGCGCAGCAAATGCGGCTGAAATCTATAATAAAAACGGCAACAAAGTTGACCTGTATGGCAAAGTTGATGCGCGTCATACCTTCTCTGACAACCCTGGTGACGACGGCGATGAAACCTATGTACAGGTGGGTTTCAAAGGCGAAACTCAGATTACTAATGAGCTGACGGGTTACGGCCAATGGGAATATAAAACCTACGCCAACGATACTGAAAACGCAGGTGGTAACTCTTTCAACCGTCTGGCGTACGCTGGCCTGAAATATGGCGAATACGGTTCATTTGACTATGGCCGTAATTATGGCGTGGTGTATGACGTTGAAGCCTGGACCGATATGCTGCCAGTATTCGGCGGTGATTCTTACACCTGGACCGATAACTTCATGAACGGCCGTGCTAACGGTCTGGCAACCTACCGTAATAGTGATTTCTTCGGTCTCGTTGAAGGTCTGAATTTCGCGCTGCAGTATCAGGGTGCGAATGAAGGTGCTAACGCGAATGAAGATCAGGAAGGCACCAAAAACGGTCATAGCAAAGTACGTTTCCAGAACGGTGACGGCTTCGGTATGTCTACCTCCTATGATTTCTCTGGCGACCTGTCCGGCCTGAGCCTGGGTGCGGCGTACTCGTCTTCTGACCGTACCAATGAGCAGGTTGCAAACGGCAAACGCTTTGAAGGTGTCGGGTTTGCGGATGGCGAAAAAGCCGAAGCCTGGACTGTTGGCGCGAAATACGATGCAAACAGCATCTACCTGGCGATGATGTATGCGGAAACCCGCAACATGACGCCATTCGGTGACGTTGGTGTCGCAAACCAGACTCAAAACTTTGAAGCGGTTGCACAGTACCAGTTCGACTTTGGTCTGCGTCCTTCCCTGGCATGGGTTTACTCAAAAGGTAAAGACCTGGATGGTCAGGGCTTCAACCAGGATCTGGTTAACTACATTGACCTGGGCATGACTTACAGCTTCAACAAAAACTTCTCCACCTATGTTGATTACAAAATCAACATGCTGGATCAGGATGAAGCGCTGTATGATGAGTACGGTATCTCTACCGACGACATCGTTGGCGTAGGCATGACCTACCAGTTCTAA
- a CDS encoding N-acetylmuramic acid 6-phosphate etherase: MSIMLTGSVKERRHASTMNIDRLSTLDMLKVIHQEDALISAAISPCLTTIARVVDNAAATLSHGGRLVIVGAGPSGRVAQQAADEYAPGKTPVIAVTAQEGEGSYERGVADLQAIKFGEHDMMLAVTVSGKTPWVWGAMRHAWSLGSMVAIITGDAQSEAAQLASMVIAPALGADVVAGFSNTKAGIAQKMILSMVTTGLAVRTGRVYSNLRVDLEARNTKWAERQIAIVMEAGGCTRAQAKAALESCNHNCKTAVLMVLTGLDAWKAHELLAHNNGFIRVALQEAP, translated from the coding sequence ATGAGCATTATGCTTACCGGTTCGGTCAAGGAAAGACGGCACGCCAGCACGATGAATATTGATAGATTGTCCACGCTGGACATGCTGAAGGTCATTCACCAGGAAGATGCACTCATTTCCGCTGCAATATCCCCCTGTTTAACGACGATCGCCCGCGTGGTGGATAACGCCGCGGCGACGCTTAGTCACGGGGGCCGTCTGGTCATTGTCGGGGCGGGGCCGTCTGGCCGTGTCGCACAACAGGCTGCCGATGAATATGCGCCGGGCAAAACCCCTGTGATTGCCGTGACGGCACAGGAAGGGGAAGGGAGCTACGAGCGTGGCGTTGCCGATCTGCAGGCCATTAAGTTTGGTGAACACGATATGATGCTGGCGGTTACCGTTAGCGGAAAAACGCCGTGGGTCTGGGGGGCAATGCGCCATGCATGGTCGCTGGGCTCTATGGTCGCCATCATTACCGGTGATGCACAAAGTGAAGCGGCGCAGCTGGCAAGCATGGTGATTGCCCCGGCGCTGGGGGCTGATGTGGTGGCAGGCTTTAGCAATACCAAAGCGGGGATTGCGCAAAAAATGATCCTCTCGATGGTCACCACCGGGCTGGCCGTGCGGACCGGGCGCGTTTACAGCAACCTGCGGGTGGATCTGGAGGCACGCAATACCAAATGGGCCGAACGACAAATTGCCATTGTGATGGAGGCGGGGGGCTGCACCCGGGCGCAGGCAAAAGCCGCGCTTGAGAGCTGTAACCATAACTGTAAAACGGCAGTCCTGATGGTACTGACCGGGCTGGATGCATGGAAAGCCCACGAACTGCTGGCGCATAATAACGGGTTTATTCGCGTGGCGTTGCAGGAAGCGCCGTAA
- a CDS encoding sensor histidine kinase, which produces MSDLQPFLLTRKRPMKLNTLVTLMVCAIIASVLLLVFALYSVQITRATRDDVKDTALGIARTLADSPEIQRGLMQSPQADIIQPIAKAVTQRNDLLLTVVTDMRGIRYSHPNEALIGLHFIGNDLEPALEGKENVSVNRGALAEALRVFTPVYDSQHDQIGVVVVGISLKKVEDQIARGRLNALWTILFSIFMSSMAIWGLVRVLKRILFGLEPYEISALFEQRQAMLQSLREGVLAVDIHGRVTMINHTAREILLLPSGKQTENASAPLLASLREISKTGVARQDQEISCNGRLLLCNMVPVKSQEQVIGAIATFRDKTEISQLMQRIDGMVNYVDALRSHTHEFMNKLHVILGLLHMKRYDKLEEYIIQTAHNYQTDIGTIQSKVKSPVIAGFLLGKINRAKEAGVTLTLADESQIPDTASEEQVAVLITALGNLIENALDAMEGQQEGEIGLLLHYQNGWLSCEVSDDGPGIDPTQLEAIFTKGFSTKGENRGVGLFLARQQIQNLGGEISVESEPGVFTQFFVHIPWDSERNIA; this is translated from the coding sequence ATGAGCGATTTGCAGCCTTTCCTTCTGACGCGCAAGCGCCCCATGAAACTGAACACGCTGGTCACGTTGATGGTATGCGCGATTATTGCCTCTGTGCTGCTTCTGGTCTTTGCGCTCTACTCCGTTCAGATCACCCGGGCCACCCGCGATGATGTCAAAGACACCGCACTGGGTATCGCCCGCACGCTGGCCGACAGCCCGGAGATCCAGCGAGGTCTGATGCAGTCCCCGCAGGCCGACATCATTCAGCCCATCGCCAAAGCGGTCACCCAACGCAACGATCTGCTGCTCACCGTGGTGACCGACATGCGCGGTATTCGTTACTCGCACCCGAACGAAGCACTGATTGGCTTGCATTTTATTGGCAACGATCTGGAACCCGCCCTGGAAGGTAAAGAGAACGTCTCGGTTAACCGGGGCGCCCTCGCCGAAGCGCTTCGCGTCTTTACCCCGGTTTATGACAGCCAGCACGATCAGATCGGGGTGGTGGTGGTCGGTATCTCCCTCAAAAAGGTGGAAGACCAGATTGCCCGCGGGCGGCTGAATGCGCTCTGGACGATATTATTCAGTATCTTTATGAGTTCGATGGCGATTTGGGGCCTGGTGCGGGTGCTGAAGCGCATTCTGTTCGGCCTCGAACCCTACGAGATATCCGCCCTTTTCGAACAACGTCAGGCGATGCTGCAGTCGCTTCGCGAAGGCGTACTGGCCGTCGATATTCACGGGCGCGTGACGATGATCAACCACACCGCCAGAGAAATTTTACTCCTGCCCTCCGGCAAGCAAACGGAAAACGCCAGCGCACCACTTTTAGCCAGCCTGCGTGAGATTTCAAAAACCGGCGTCGCGCGCCAGGATCAGGAGATCAGCTGTAACGGTCGGCTGTTGCTGTGCAACATGGTGCCGGTCAAAAGCCAGGAGCAGGTCATCGGGGCGATCGCCACCTTCCGCGATAAAACGGAAATCAGCCAGCTGATGCAGCGCATTGATGGCATGGTCAACTACGTCGACGCCCTGCGCAGCCACACGCACGAGTTTATGAATAAACTGCATGTGATCCTTGGCCTGCTGCATATGAAGCGCTATGACAAGCTGGAGGAGTACATCATCCAGACGGCGCATAATTACCAGACGGATATCGGTACGATCCAGAGCAAGGTAAAATCGCCGGTCATTGCCGGGTTCCTGCTGGGTAAAATCAACCGGGCAAAAGAGGCGGGCGTCACCCTGACGCTGGCGGACGAAAGCCAGATACCGGATACCGCCAGCGAAGAGCAGGTCGCGGTGTTGATCACCGCGCTGGGTAACCTGATTGAAAACGCGCTCGACGCGATGGAAGGACAGCAGGAAGGCGAGATCGGCCTGCTGCTGCATTATCAGAATGGCTGGCTCAGTTGCGAAGTCAGCGACGATGGCCCCGGCATTGATCCCACTCAGCTGGAGGCTATTTTTACTAAGGGCTTCTCAACGAAAGGTGAAAACCGCGGCGTTGGGCTGTTCCTTGCTCGCCAGCAGATTCAGAACCTGGGCGGAGAGATCTCCGTGGAGTCTGAGCCTGGCGTCTTTACCCAATTTTTTGTTCACATCCCCTGGGATAGCGAGAGGAATATCGCGTGA
- the dcuR gene encoding two-component system response regulator DcuR produces MINVLIVDDDAMVADLNRLYVNRVEGFSCCGVASTLNQAKAVINDPGQPVDLVLLDVYMQQDNGLDLLPVIRASGRPIDVIMISSAADAATIQTSIHYGVVDYLIKPFQFPRFEEALNGWKAKHNLMESHPYYEQADVDRLIHGGAPELADSKKLPKGLTPQTLRTICQWIDAHPEMEFSTDDLASAVNISRVSCRKYLIWLAQINILFTSIHYGATGRPVYRYRLQPEQTGLLKQYCQ; encoded by the coding sequence GTGATAAATGTATTAATTGTCGATGATGACGCCATGGTGGCCGACCTCAACCGTCTGTATGTCAACCGTGTTGAAGGCTTTAGCTGCTGCGGTGTCGCCTCCACGCTCAACCAGGCGAAGGCCGTGATTAACGACCCGGGTCAGCCGGTCGATCTGGTGCTACTGGATGTCTATATGCAGCAGGATAACGGGCTGGATCTGCTGCCCGTGATTCGCGCGTCCGGCCGCCCGATCGATGTCATTATGATCTCCTCGGCCGCCGATGCCGCCACGATCCAGACCTCTATCCACTACGGCGTGGTGGATTACCTGATCAAACCCTTCCAGTTCCCGCGCTTTGAAGAGGCGCTCAACGGCTGGAAAGCGAAGCATAACCTGATGGAATCGCATCCGTATTATGAACAGGCCGACGTTGACCGCCTGATCCACGGCGGAGCGCCGGAGCTGGCGGACAGCAAAAAGCTGCCGAAAGGGTTAACGCCGCAGACGCTGCGCACGATCTGCCAGTGGATTGACGCCCACCCGGAGATGGAGTTTTCCACCGATGACCTGGCGAGCGCGGTGAATATCTCCCGCGTCTCGTGCCGCAAATATCTGATCTGGCTGGCGCAAATCAACATTCTGTTCACCAGCATTCACTACGGTGCCACCGGGCGGCCAGTGTATCGTTACCGTCTCCAGCCGGAACAGACGGGGCTGCTTAAGCAGTACTGTCAGTAA
- a CDS encoding FAD:protein FMN transferase, whose product MSDNRVYSYSAVLMGSPILLKLFSHDEALASRVFRLIKQYEDLLTVNRAHSQVMDINHAAGQHPVIVSRPVFELIRCAKAASLLKDSAFNLAIGPLVKRWKIGFRGDSVPPADDIAALLAITRPEDVILDEAQSSVFLARAGMEIDLGAIAKGYIADRVRDYLHKEGTERGLINLGGNIQTLGSPEGGWSVGLKKPFVSDALIGAMTVENRSVVTSGTYERFFEQNGKRYHHILDPRTGYPLDNALDSVTIVSKESIDGDIWTTLMYGMGIEKGCAVLRSRPDIEAIFVTKTKEVVISSMHHFRFTLLDNTYRVTDSTA is encoded by the coding sequence ATGTCAGATAACCGTGTTTACAGTTACTCCGCCGTCCTGATGGGTTCCCCCATCCTCCTGAAACTCTTCTCCCATGACGAAGCCCTCGCCTCCCGCGTGTTTCGACTCATCAAACAGTATGAAGATCTGCTTACCGTCAACCGTGCCCACTCGCAGGTGATGGACATCAACCACGCGGCTGGGCAGCATCCGGTCATCGTCAGCCGACCGGTGTTCGAGCTGATCCGCTGTGCAAAAGCGGCAAGCCTGCTCAAGGACAGCGCTTTTAACCTGGCGATAGGCCCGCTGGTGAAGCGCTGGAAAATTGGTTTCCGGGGTGACAGCGTTCCGCCTGCTGATGACATTGCGGCGCTGCTGGCGATTACCCGTCCTGAGGATGTCATCCTTGATGAGGCGCAGAGCAGCGTGTTTCTGGCGAGAGCAGGCATGGAGATCGACCTGGGCGCCATCGCCAAAGGCTATATCGCTGACCGGGTGCGGGATTACCTGCACAAAGAGGGGACCGAGCGGGGACTCATCAACCTGGGGGGAAATATCCAGACGTTGGGCTCACCGGAAGGGGGCTGGAGCGTCGGGCTGAAAAAACCGTTCGTCAGCGACGCGCTGATTGGCGCGATGACGGTGGAAAACCGCTCCGTGGTGACGTCAGGAACCTACGAGCGCTTCTTTGAGCAAAACGGCAAGCGCTATCACCATATTCTCGATCCGCGCACCGGATACCCGCTGGACAACGCGCTGGACAGCGTCACCATCGTGTCAAAAGAGTCTATCGACGGCGATATCTGGACCACGCTGATGTACGGCATGGGCATAGAGAAGGGCTGCGCAGTGCTGCGCTCTCGCCCGGATATTGAAGCCATTTTTGTGACCAAAACAAAAGAAGTGGTGATCTCATCGATGCACCACTTCCGCTTTACGTTGCTGGATAATACCTACCGCGTTACTGACAGTACTGCTTAA
- a CDS encoding flavocytochrome c, with the protein MSTNERILSPFTLPNGTELKNRLLMAPMTTCTGYYDGTVTSELVEYYRARSGSIGTIIVECCFVDDLGLAFPGAIGIDNDEKIAGLAKIAEAIKSKGSKALLQIYHGGRMVDPKLIGGRTPVGPSAVAAPRDGAATPVALTAEEVEGMIGKFGEAVRRAIQAGFDGVEIHGANTYLIQQFYSPNSNQRDDEWGGSRDNRAKFPLAVLDITHKMVRQYADDAFIIGYRFSPEELEVPGIRFEDTMYLLEKLAARGVDYLHFSVGATLRPSIVDTQDPTPLIEKYCAMRSETLAQVPVMGVGGVVNASDVNDALDHGYDLIAVGRATIAYPDWTDRIAAGESLELFMDSTKREELNIPEPLWRFSLVEAMIRDMSMGESKFKPGTFVEKVQDDANELVINVSLETDRIADIALASGPSEDAEFVTSFEEIRTRILDANTPHVDAITGATSQSEAVKKAVSKAMLKSSKALAAEEGVDPNETRSVDVVVVGSGGAGLAAAIQAHDEGASVLIVEKMPTIGGNTIKASAGMNAAETRFQRVKGIQDSKELFYQESLKGGGNKNNPELLRRFVENAPEAIEWLATRGIMLNDITTTGGMSIDRTHRPKDGSAVGGYLISGLVRNVNKRNIEVMLDTSVSDIIFENGEVTGVRLTTEENETVIVATKSVIVATGGFSANSQMVVKYRPDLEGFVTTNHKGATGGGIALLERIGAGTVDMGEIQIHPTVEQKTSYLISESIRGGGAILVNQKGERFYNEMSTRDKVSAQIIALPEKYAYIVFDEHVRAKNKAADEYIAKGFVTSASSPKALAEALGMDHHAFLATLERYNGFVEKQHDDDFGRTTALRAPINEGPFYAIQIAPGVHHTMGGVTINTETCVLDSNHNVLPGAFAAGEVVGGIHGGNRIGGNAVADIIIFGTLAGHQAAMRAKMA; encoded by the coding sequence ATGAGCACTAACGAACGCATTCTTAGCCCCTTCACATTACCGAATGGCACTGAACTGAAAAACCGTTTGTTAATGGCCCCGATGACCACCTGTACCGGCTACTATGACGGTACTGTCACCAGTGAGCTGGTGGAGTACTACCGGGCTCGCTCCGGCAGCATCGGTACCATCATCGTGGAGTGCTGCTTCGTTGACGATCTCGGTCTCGCCTTCCCGGGCGCCATCGGTATTGATAACGACGAGAAAATTGCCGGGCTGGCGAAAATCGCAGAGGCGATTAAATCCAAAGGTTCGAAAGCGCTGCTGCAGATCTACCACGGCGGCCGTATGGTTGACCCAAAACTGATTGGTGGCCGTACCCCGGTTGGCCCAAGCGCGGTGGCCGCACCGCGTGACGGTGCCGCAACGCCGGTTGCACTGACCGCCGAAGAAGTAGAAGGAATGATCGGCAAGTTTGGGGAAGCTGTGCGTCGCGCCATTCAGGCCGGTTTCGACGGCGTGGAAATCCACGGGGCCAACACCTACCTGATTCAGCAGTTCTACTCACCGAACTCTAACCAGCGCGATGACGAGTGGGGCGGCAGCCGCGACAACCGCGCGAAGTTCCCGCTGGCCGTGCTGGACATTACGCACAAAATGGTGCGCCAGTACGCGGATGATGCCTTCATCATTGGTTACCGCTTCTCCCCTGAAGAGCTGGAAGTCCCGGGCATCCGTTTTGAAGACACCATGTACCTGCTGGAGAAACTGGCCGCGCGCGGCGTGGATTACCTGCACTTCTCCGTCGGTGCAACCCTGCGTCCTTCGATTGTTGACACCCAGGACCCGACCCCGCTCATCGAAAAATACTGCGCGATGCGTTCAGAAACGCTGGCGCAGGTTCCGGTCATGGGCGTGGGCGGCGTGGTGAATGCTTCAGACGTGAATGACGCGCTGGACCACGGTTACGACCTGATTGCCGTTGGCCGCGCCACCATCGCTTATCCGGACTGGACAGACCGCATCGCGGCTGGCGAAAGCCTTGAGCTGTTTATGGACAGCACCAAACGCGAGGAACTGAACATCCCGGAACCGCTGTGGCGCTTCTCGCTGGTGGAAGCGATGATCCGCGACATGAGCATGGGCGAGTCTAAATTCAAACCGGGCACCTTCGTTGAGAAAGTGCAGGACGACGCTAATGAGCTGGTGATTAACGTCAGCCTGGAAACCGACCGCATTGCGGACATCGCGCTGGCCTCCGGCCCAAGCGAAGACGCTGAGTTTGTGACCAGCTTCGAAGAGATCCGTACCCGCATTCTGGATGCCAACACCCCGCACGTAGATGCCATCACCGGCGCAACCAGCCAGAGTGAAGCGGTGAAAAAAGCGGTTTCTAAAGCGATGCTGAAATCCAGTAAAGCGCTGGCGGCAGAGGAGGGCGTTGACCCGAACGAAACCCGCAGCGTTGACGTGGTTGTCGTGGGCAGCGGCGGTGCCGGTCTGGCGGCGGCGATTCAGGCGCACGACGAAGGCGCAAGCGTGCTGATTGTCGAGAAAATGCCAACCATCGGCGGTAACACCATCAAAGCGTCTGCCGGGATGAACGCCGCTGAAACTCGCTTCCAGCGCGTGAAGGGTATTCAGGACAGCAAAGAGCTGTTCTACCAGGAAAGCCTGAAAGGCGGCGGTAACAAGAACAACCCGGAACTGCTGCGTCGCTTTGTCGAGAACGCACCGGAAGCAATTGAGTGGCTGGCAACCCGCGGCATTATGCTCAACGACATCACCACCACCGGCGGGATGAGCATCGACCGTACTCACCGTCCAAAAGACGGTTCTGCAGTAGGCGGCTATCTGATCAGCGGTCTGGTGCGTAACGTCAACAAACGCAACATCGAGGTGATGCTGGATACCTCCGTCAGTGACATTATTTTCGAAAACGGCGAAGTGACCGGCGTGCGCCTGACGACCGAAGAGAATGAAACCGTCATCGTGGCAACCAAAAGCGTGATAGTGGCGACCGGCGGCTTCAGCGCCAACAGCCAGATGGTGGTGAAATACCGTCCGGACCTGGAAGGATTCGTCACCACCAACCATAAAGGGGCCACCGGCGGCGGTATCGCACTGCTGGAGCGCATCGGGGCGGGCACCGTGGATATGGGCGAAATTCAGATTCACCCCACCGTGGAGCAGAAAACCTCGTACCTGATTTCCGAATCCATCCGCGGCGGCGGGGCTATTCTGGTCAATCAGAAAGGGGAGCGCTTCTACAACGAAATGTCGACCCGCGACAAAGTCTCCGCGCAGATCATCGCGCTGCCAGAGAAATACGCTTACATCGTCTTTGATGAACACGTACGCGCCAAAAACAAAGCTGCGGATGAGTACATCGCCAAAGGGTTCGTGACCAGCGCCAGCTCACCAAAAGCCCTGGCCGAAGCGCTGGGCATGGATCATCACGCCTTCCTGGCAACGCTGGAACGCTACAACGGCTTTGTCGAGAAACAGCACGACGATGATTTTGGCCGTACCACCGCGCTGCGTGCGCCAATCAATGAAGGGCCGTTCTACGCCATTCAGATTGCGCCGGGCGTGCACCACACCATGGGCGGTGTGACCATCAACACTGAAACCTGCGTGCTGGACAGCAACCACAACGTGCTGCCAGGGGCATTTGCTGCGGGTGAAGTGGTCGGCGGGATCCACGGCGGTAACCGTATCGGCGGTAACGCGGTGGCAGACATCATTATTTTTGGTACCCTTGCCGGACATCAGGCGGCGATGCGCGCAAAAATGGCATAA